A window from Littorina saxatilis isolate snail1 linkage group LG9, US_GU_Lsax_2.0, whole genome shotgun sequence encodes these proteins:
- the LOC138977133 gene encoding E3 ubiquitin-protein ligase Midline-1-like, giving the protein MAAASATSSSELPVCPVCNDGYQEPKILPCTHLVCKKCVVSCLHEAGFHGGCPLCRAPILPPTSRGQRDLDSLVNDLPTDLATMALVDSHKTLSGQHVCMICEDNTAATSFCLQCDFKLCEDCTRKHKKVPVTRKHVIEDLNKLSPQRLAQINRATCNMHDDRPAEVYCSTHRELICMLCATTNHRNCAEVKAITEVATEKRIELEQQAQRLRAIETALAAQIKDVKDMFPSMRRKVKDTFDDFEQWVEKRRQEVNTLIQAEEDATMTSLAELEKWRAALTLNTASVGKLVHSASGGALLGMVNSLKSRLNDLESQTGTTRKIETAALTFNLQKLNQLKSDIASLGQITKPTSTPTTLQQPTQPAPATSTATTATTRRTADKPRGAELAKVLGVGDRVKPNLFGCREGRTGTVTAIPSRQAVTQGWDPAGWVDVEWDGRGECCCPMGYNGQYQLDLL; this is encoded by the exons ATGGCTGCCGCTTCAGCCACCAGCAGCAGTGAACTACCAGTATGCCCTGTCTGCAATGACGGCTATCAAGAGCCAAAGATACTGCCGTGTACACACCTGGTGTGCAAAAAGTGCGTCGTGTCGTGCCTGCACGAGGCAGGGTTCCATGGAGGCTGTCCGCTCTGCAGGGCCCCCATCCTGCCCCCCACTTCCCGAGGTCAACGTGACCTTGACAGTTTGGTCAATGACCTGCCCACTGACCTGGCCACCATGGCTCTAGTGGACAGTCACAAAACGCTCAGCGGTCAGCACGTCTGTATGATCTGTGAGGACAACACTGCTGCCACGTCATTCTGCCTGCAGTGTGACTTCAAGCTCTGCGAAGATTGCACCAGGAAACACAAGAAGGTACCGGTAACCAGAAAACACGTCATTGAAGACTTGAACAAACTCAGTCCGCAACGATTGGCTCAGATTAACCGCGCAACATGTAACATGCACGATGATAGGCCGGCTGAAGTCTATTGCTCCACCCACCGAGAGCTAATTTGCATGTTGTGTGCGACAACCAATCATCGCAACTGTGCAGAGGTGAAGGCCATCACAGAGGTGGCGACAGAGAAGAGAAtagaactggaacaacaggCACAGAGACTGAGGGCTATTGAGACAGCACTGGCAGCTCAG ATCAAAGACGTCAAAGACATGTTCCCCTCCATGCGAAGAAAGGTCAAGGACACGTTCGATGACTTTGAGCAGTGGGTGGAGAAGCGACGTCAGGAGGTCAACACGCTCATACAAGCTGAGGAAGACGCCACCATGACGTCACTGGCGGAGCTGGAGAAATGGCGGGCGGCCCTAACACTGAACACAGCTAGCGTAGGGAAGCTGGTGCATTCAGCGTCTGGAGGGGCTCTGCTGGGGATGGTGAACAGTCTGAAGTCACGCCTCAACGACCTGGAGTCACAGACCGGAACGACACGCAAGATAGAGACCGCAGCCTTGACCTTCAACTTGCAGAAACTGAATCAACTGAAGTCTGACATCGCCTCACTGG GACAGATAACAAAGCCCACCTCGACACCTACAACGTTGCAGCAGCCTACACAGCCAGCACCAGCCACATCTACAGCGACAACAGCGACAACACGACGGACTGCAGACAAACCCAGAGGGGCGGAGCTGGCCAAAGTTCTCGGAGTTGGGGACCGGGTCAAACCAAACTTGTTCGGTTGCAGGGAG ggccggacagGCACAGTGACAGCCATCCCGTCAAGACAAGCAGTGACACAGGGCTGGGATCCAGCAGGCTGGGTGGACGTGGAGTGGGATGGTAGAGGTGAATGCTGTTGCCCTATGGGATATAATGGCCAGTATCAGCTGGACCTGCTGTGA